In the genome of Candidatus Cloacimonadota bacterium, the window TCATATCAATTTTTTCTCTATCAAAAGCGGCTCGGGATTCACATCGTGCTGCTTAGTCCATGCTTTTTTCCAACTTGCTCCCAGGGCAACAGACATTAATTCTGTAAAATAGAAAACAGGAATTTTGTTGAAATCGGTATGCTGCTTTTCTATTTCTTTCTGCAGGAAGTCAAGATTGTAAGCACAAAGCGGACAGCTGGTCATAATGGCATCACAACCGGCATTCCGTGCTGATTGCAGAATCTCATAAACTCGCATCACGCTAACATCTTTCTTTGTTAGCGTTTGATATGCACCACAGCATTCCAATTTATAAATATAATCAATCGGTTCTGCACCCAGAGTTTCGATCAGGTTTTCCATGATGGAGGGATCTTCAAAATCGTCGATAGCATATTTCTGAGGACGCACCAGCAGACAGCCGTAATAAGCTCCAACTTTCAAGCCTTTCAGCGGATTTGACACTTTTTCTTTGATATTTTCAAACTTTATGCGCTGCTGCAAAATGGAAAGCAGATGATAAATTTCCACCGTTCCCTGATATTCTGCTTCTTCCATATACATAAATTTATTTACTTTATCCAGATTATCAGGATCGTTTTCCACAAAATCTTTTGATTGCTTAAGTGTATTGTAGCACATGCTGCACATGGCTACCAATTCTTTTAAATCCTGTTTTTCGGCTCTCAGCAAATTGCGAATGGAAGAAAGCTGCAGCATCAGATCGTCGCTGCTCATGGAAAATACAGTTCCACAGCAAACCCAATCTTTCATTTCCTCCAGCTGATAATCCAGTTTTTCCAAAGCTTCTTTTGCAGAATCCTCAAAATGCTTGGCATTTGCTTTTAGTGTACAGCCAGGATAATAAGGTAATTTCATTTATTTCCTCCCTGCCTTAACCTGTTAGTTTTCTCATTGCGCACACCAAAAGAATGGGAGGCAATTCATCTTTATTTTCCACGTCCAATTTCCTGGGATCTACAATTCCCAAACCTGCCCGCAAATTTATAGTTCGGAAGGCTTCCATCAGTTTTGCTACATCGATGCCTTTAGGACAACGTGAGGAACATTGCAGGCAAGTGGAACAAACCCAGATAGTTTCGCTTTCCAGGATATCCTGAATTTTTCCATACTGAGCTAATCGTAAAACCTGATTGGGATTGATATCCATATAATCTACTACCGGACAGCCGGATGAACAATTTCCGCATTGATAGCAGTCGAACACATCCTGACCCGAAATTTCGTGGAGTTTCTGTACTAATTCATTTTTTATTTCTTTTCTGGAAATTTCTGTGAACATATCAATCTCCCTTATAATCGTAACCAATTTGGAAAGCTTTCATATTCAGTTCGGTAAATTTGGCAGGAACTGATTTTTTGATCGCACTTTTCATAGCTTCGTAAGTAGCAACTTTGGCTTGAGCAGTAGCGAATCCCAGCATCACAATATTTGCCACGATCTTTTTACCGAGTTCTTCTGCCAGTCGAGTTGCCGGTATCGATTTTACTGTTAGATTTTTTGGCGGTTGCAGATTTTTCACCAAATCACTATCATAAAGTAAGATACCTTTATCTTTCAGGATGCCTATAAACTTATCGTAACTTTCCTGGCTCATAGCGATCAGCACATCGGCTTCATCAACCATAGGATAATCAACTTCATTATCAGAAATAATTACCTGTGAGCTGCAAGCACCTCCACGAGCTTCTGGCCCATATGACTGCGTCATGGAAGCTTGTTTGCCATCAAAAATGGTCGCCGCCTGCCCCACGATGAATGAAGAAAGAATGATACCCTGACCACCGAATCCGGAAATTTTAACTCGTAATTCAGTCGTCAGGTTAGTTTCTTTTTTATGTGAATTATCCATCATTCCTCCTAATATTGTGTTTTTTTATCTTCCACATAAAGTGGATGTCTTTTAACTTTGCGGGAAATTCCCTTTTGTACGTTTTCCCAGAAAGTTAATTTTTCTTCATTAACAAACACACCACAAACCATTTCTCCATCCATATCCAAAGGAATTTCTGTGGGATTTGCACTGTGGTCGATAATAGCTCTTTGCTTATATTCCTGAAGTAGATCTAATCCTGTTCCGCCCTTGTTCTTGCGAGCAAAAACCGTCGAACATGGTGATACGATTTCCATAAAACAAAAACCTTTTTTATTCGCCATCACTTCTACAGAATCCTGAATTCGCTGCAGATGAAGTGCCGTCCAGCGAGCAACATAAGAAGCTCCGGCAGCAGCAGCAAGACCAACCAAATTGAAAGGGTGTTCATAATTTCCATAAGGAGCTGTAGAACTATACGCTTCCAAAGGTGTAGTCGGAGCATTCTGCCCACCAGTCATACCATAGATAAAATTATTGACACAGATAACATTTAAATCCAGATTCCTTCTAGCAGCATGGATTAGATGATTACCACCAATTGCAAAAAGGTCACCATCGCCGGAAATTACAGCAACTGTAAGATCGCGATTGGCCATTTTTAAACCTGTGGCAAAAGGAATTGCTCGTCCGTGAGTAGTATGATAAGAATCCAATTTTACATAACCTGCCACACGTCCGGTACAACCGATTCCAGAGACAACAACAACTTTATTCAGATCTATTCCTGCTCTTTTCATTCCTTTCATAAAAGCGGTAACAACACTTCCCAATCCGCATGATGAACACCAGATGTGCGGCATTCTATCCATTCGCAGATATTGTTCCATTGGATGTTTCGGTTCATTATTTTGCATAAGCCACCTCTTCTATAGCTCTGGCTATATCTTCGGGTTTGTGAAGTCCTCCACCAGGATGGGGAACAGAAATCGTTTTTACACAACCTGCACATCTTTCCACATCGATGACAACTTGTCCCATGTTTATTTCAGGAACCACGAAACCTTTGACTTTTTTTGCCAGATCACGGATTTTCTGTTCCGGGAAAGGCCAAACAGTTATCAATCGCAGATAACCAACTTTAATGCCCTTCTTCTTTGCCAGATTGATACCGGGAACCACAGTTCTGGAAGTTATTCCATAGGAAACAACAATCACATCCGCTCCTTCCAGGTCTCTTTCTTCTACCATACTTATGTCATCGATGTTCTTCTTGATCTTATCGATAAGACGATTCACAAGTTGCACATGACATTTTTCACTCATGTCGGGATAGCCGCGATGATCGTGTGTGAGACCGGTTGAATGATAAAGATAACCATCACCTGCTTTGGCAAAATCGGGAACCCAATCGCCTTTTTTTATTTCATAAGGATGATAATCTTCCGGTTTTTTATCTGTGTATTTTCGGTCGATAATTTCTAATTCTTCTACCGGAGGAATTACAACTTTTTCCGTCATATGACCAACCACCGCATCCGACATCACAAATACCGGTAAACGATATTTTTCGGAAAAATTGAATGCTTTCACAGTCAGATCGAAATATTCCTGTGGGGATTTGGGAGCTAAAGCAATAACACCATAATCTCCATGCGATCCAAATCTGGCCTGCATCATGTCCGATTGTCCCCAGGATGTTGGCAATCCTGTAGAAGGTGATCCTCGCTGCACATTTACGATAACGCAAGGAGCTTCCATCATAATTCCCAAACCGATATTCTCAAGCATCAAAGAAATTCCGGGTCCGGAACTTGCTGTCATCGATTTTACGCCAGCCCAGGATGCTCCCAGAATGGAAGCCATGGATCCGATCTCATCTTCGAACTGAACGAATGCTCCTCCTACTTGTGGTAGTCGAAATGCCATTCTTTCAGCAATTTCTGAGGCTGGAGTGATGGGATATCCACCAAAGAAACGACAACCTGCAGATACTGCAGCTTCGGCACAAGCAACATTACCCTGTAGAAAAAACTCTCCATGTAAATTACTCTGTTTCAACTTTGTCCTCCTTTCGGATAATGAAGATTGCAGAATCGGGACAGATATTTTCGCACAAACCATCGTAAGTACATTTATCCCGATCTACTACAATTGGCGGATGATATCCTTTTTTGTTAAAATCCGTGGAGAGTTCCAGCACTCCATTGGGAC includes:
- a CDS encoding 2-oxoacid:ferredoxin oxidoreductase subunit beta, which gives rise to MQNNEPKHPMEQYLRMDRMPHIWCSSCGLGSVVTAFMKGMKRAGIDLNKVVVVSGIGCTGRVAGYVKLDSYHTTHGRAIPFATGLKMANRDLTVAVISGDGDLFAIGGNHLIHAARRNLDLNVICVNNFIYGMTGGQNAPTTPLEAYSSTAPYGNYEHPFNLVGLAAAAGASYVARWTALHLQRIQDSVEVMANKKGFCFMEIVSPCSTVFARKNKGGTGLDLLQEYKQRAIIDHSANPTEIPLDMDGEMVCGVFVNEEKLTFWENVQKGISRKVKRHPLYVEDKKTQY
- a CDS encoding 4Fe-4S dicluster domain-containing protein produces the protein MFTEISRKEIKNELVQKLHEISGQDVFDCYQCGNCSSGCPVVDYMDINPNQVLRLAQYGKIQDILESETIWVCSTCLQCSSRCPKGIDVAKLMEAFRTINLRAGLGIVDPRKLDVENKDELPPILLVCAMRKLTG
- a CDS encoding 2-oxoacid:acceptor oxidoreductase family protein; protein product: MDNSHKKETNLTTELRVKISGFGGQGIILSSFIVGQAATIFDGKQASMTQSYGPEARGGACSSQVIISDNEVDYPMVDEADVLIAMSQESYDKFIGILKDKGILLYDSDLVKNLQPPKNLTVKSIPATRLAEELGKKIVANIVMLGFATAQAKVATYEAMKSAIKKSVPAKFTELNMKAFQIGYDYKGD
- a CDS encoding 2-oxoacid:acceptor oxidoreductase subunit alpha codes for the protein MVCAKISVPILQSSLSERRTKLKQSNLHGEFFLQGNVACAEAAVSAGCRFFGGYPITPASEIAERMAFRLPQVGGAFVQFEDEIGSMASILGASWAGVKSMTASSGPGISLMLENIGLGIMMEAPCVIVNVQRGSPSTGLPTSWGQSDMMQARFGSHGDYGVIALAPKSPQEYFDLTVKAFNFSEKYRLPVFVMSDAVVGHMTEKVVIPPVEELEIIDRKYTDKKPEDYHPYEIKKGDWVPDFAKAGDGYLYHSTGLTHDHRGYPDMSEKCHVQLVNRLIDKIKKNIDDISMVEERDLEGADVIVVSYGITSRTVVPGINLAKKKGIKVGYLRLITVWPFPEQKIRDLAKKVKGFVVPEINMGQVVIDVERCAGCVKTISVPHPGGGLHKPEDIARAIEEVAYAK
- a CDS encoding ferredoxin family protein — protein: MKYWEKPFGKEKPKVVDGEIYIIPDRCKGCSFCIEFCPNGVLELSTDFNKKGYHPPIVVDRDKCTYDGLCENICPDSAIFIIRKEDKVETE
- a CDS encoding CoB--CoM heterodisulfide reductase iron-sulfur subunit B family protein codes for the protein MKLPYYPGCTLKANAKHFEDSAKEALEKLDYQLEEMKDWVCCGTVFSMSSDDLMLQLSSIRNLLRAEKQDLKELVAMCSMCYNTLKQSKDFVENDPDNLDKVNKFMYMEEAEYQGTVEIYHLLSILQQRIKFENIKEKVSNPLKGLKVGAYYGCLLVRPQKYAIDDFEDPSIMENLIETLGAEPIDYIYKLECCGAYQTLTKKDVSVMRVYEILQSARNAGCDAIMTSCPLCAYNLDFLQKEIEKQHTDFNKIPVFYFTELMSVALGASWKKAWTKQHDVNPEPLLIEKKLI